A window of Synchiropus splendidus isolate RoL2022-P1 chromosome 9, RoL_Sspl_1.0, whole genome shotgun sequence contains these coding sequences:
- the tial1 gene encoding nucleolysin TIAR, whose amino-acid sequence MDDETHPKTLYVGNLSREVTEILILQLFTQIGPCRSCKMITEHTSNDPYCFVEFFEHRDAAAALAAMNGRKILGKEVKVNWASTPSSQKKDTTNHFHVFVGDLSPEITTDDIKAAFGPFGKISDARVVKDLTTGKSKGYGFVSFYNKLDAENAIHNMGGQWLGGRQIRTNWATRKPPVPKNTQDNGSKQLKFDDVITQSSPQNCTVYCGGIQSGLSEHLMRQTFSVFGQIMEVRVFPEKGYSFIRFSSHDSAAHAIVSVNGTVIEGHVVKCYWGKESPDVAKSSQQVDYCQWGHWNQVYGSPQQQQPQQQQQQQQFGQQYLTNGWQVPSYNMYGQTWNQQGFGVEQTQSPAWVGGFGSQSAQAAPPAGSVMSNLANYSMAGYQTQ is encoded by the exons ATGGACGACGAAACTCACCCCAAAACACT GTATGTGGGAAACCTCTCAAGGGAGGTGACAGAAATTCTCATCCTACAGCTGTTCACCCAGATCGGCCCTTGTAGAAGTTGTAAGATGATCACAGAG CACACAAGCAACGACCCCTATTGTTTTGTGGAGTTTTTTGAACACAGAGATGCAGCTGCAGCACTAGCTGCCATGAATGGAAGGAAGATATTAGGGAAG GAGGTAAAAGTCAATTGGGCTTCTACTCCCAGCAGCCAGAAGAAAGATACAACCA ATCACTTCCACGTTTTTGTGGGTGATTTGAGCCCTGAGATTACCACAGATGACATCAAGGCTGCCTTTGGACCTTTTGGGAAAATTTC CGACGCTCGTGTTGTGAAGGACTTGACGACGGGCAAATCAAAGGGGTATGGATTTGTGTCCTTCTACAACAAACTG GATGCAGAGAACGCTATCCACAACATGGGAGGCCAGTGGCTTGGAGGGCGTCAAATCCGAACCAACTGGGCCACACGGAAACCACCCGTTCCTAAAAACACACAAGACA ATGGCTCCAAACAGCTGAAGTTTGACGACGTAATAACTCAATCCAGTCCCCAGAACTGCACCGTGTACTGTGGCGGGATCCAGTCAGGACTTTCTG AACATTTGATGCGACAAACCTTTTCAGTCTTCGGTCAAATCATGGAGGTGAGAGTCTTCCCGGAGAAGGGCTATTCTTTCATCAG GTTTTCCTCTCATGACAGTGCCGCTCACGCCATCGTGTCTGTAAATGGCACCGTCATCGAGGGACATGTTGTCAAGTGCTACTGGGGCAAAGAATCTCCGGACGTGGCCAAAAGCTCTCAGCAG GTTGATTACTGTCAGTGGGGTCATTGGAATCAGGTGTATGGAAGTCCTCAACAACAGCaaccccagcagcagcagcaacagcagcagtttgGACAGCAGTATCTGACTAACGGGTGGCAAGTTCCCTCCTACAATATGTACGGCCAGACATGGAACCAACAGGGATTTGGCGTCGA GCAGACCCAGTCCCCTGCTTGGGTCGGGGGTTTTGGCTCCCAGTCAGCCCAAGCTGCGCCCCCAGCCGGTTCCGTCATGTCTAACctggccaactacagcatggCTGGATACCAGACACAGTGA